The Spirochaetaceae bacterium DNA window GCGTTATAGTAGCAAGGTGGCGGCGCGTATGAACGATCCGCAGGCACGCGGTGAGCTGACGGAGGAAGATGCTCAAAAATTAGACGGCCGTCTTATCGTGGCCGACTATGGGGCCGAAAGCTGCGGCGATGCCGTTAGGTTATATTGGGTAGTATCACCGCAGGGTAAAATATTAGCGGCCAAATTTAAAAGTTTTGGTTGCGGTACGGCCATCGCAGCCAGTGATATGATGGTAGAAATGACTATTGGTAAAACCGTTGACGAAGCGGTGCAAATTACCAATATAGATGTAGAGCAAGCTTTGCGTGATAACCCCGATGAAGCCGCCGTGCCGCCGCAAAAAATGCATTGCAGCGTAATGGCCTACGATGTGATAAAAGAAGCCGCCGCTATTTATTATGGTAAAGAAAAAAGCGACTTTGACGACAACGAAATAGTTTGCGAATGCGCCCGGGTTAAGCTGCGTACCATTAAAGATGCCATACGTATT harbors:
- a CDS encoding iron-sulfur cluster assembly scaffold protein, translated to MPKDDLIGGSLWERYSSKVAARMNDPQARGELTEEDAQKLDGRLIVADYGAESCGDAVRLYWVVSPQGKILAAKFKSFGCGTAIAASDMMVEMTIGKTVDEAVQITNIDVEQALRDNPDEAAVPPQKMHCSVMAYDVIKEAAAIYYGKEKSDFDDNEIVCECARVKLRTIKDAIRINNLTTVEEITNYTKAGAFCKSCVKPGGHEAKKYYLVDILRETRAEMAKEAGEEPAALKFEDLSGFQQGKRLEEYLQAEILPLLARDGGSATIADFSAQDGRFIVKLKFAGACAGCAGANTGTRTAIELAMQSDISPNIKVELV